A window from Rhea pennata isolate bPtePen1 chromosome 1, bPtePen1.pri, whole genome shotgun sequence encodes these proteins:
- the LAMP1 gene encoding lysosome-associated membrane glycoprotein 1 isoform X1 encodes MARAQGARRLLAAAALLGFLQAAASFDVKDSSGNVCIVADMTVAFSVEYNSNGQKEVVHFFLPQNATVLQRSTCGKRNTSRPILALGFGAGHSLSLNFMKSANQYQVEELIFHYNLSDRTVFHNSTEGKVVKVSHKSDIQADMGTKYRCINSKHVNMKNVNITFSNVTLEAYIANGTVSVNKTECAEDMISTTVMTTTPRQTTSQLPTTSPAPTALPQNPTVGKYNVTGANGTCVLASMGLQLNVTYLKKDEKIGLDLLNFIPHNTTSSGTCSNTSAFLTLTFEKTKLIFHFALNASTEKFFLQGVNVSMTLPSEAKVPKFEAYNNSMSELRASVGNSYKCSAEENLWVSDKALVNVFNVQIQVFKVDGDKFGPVEECQLDENNMLIPIIVGAALAGLVLIVLIAYLIGRKRSHAGYQTI; translated from the exons GCTTTTTACAGGCTGCTGCTTCATTTGATGTGAAAGATTCAAGTGGTAATGTCTGCATAGTGGCTGATATGACAGTGGCCTTCTCAGTGGAATACAACAGCAATGGGCAAAAAGAG GTTGtacacttttttcttccacaaaatgCCACAGTACTGCAACGAAGCACATGTGGTAAACGTAACACATCTCGACCAATTCTGGCATTGGGTTTTGGAGCAGGACATTCATTAAGCCTGAATTTCATGAAGAGTGCAAACCAGTACCAAGTTGAAGAGTTAATTTTCCACTACAATCTGTCAGATAGAACTGTGTTCCATAACTCAACTGAAG GCAAAGTGGTGAAAGTATCGCATAAATCTGATATTCAGGCAGATATGGGCACAAAATACAGATGCATCAACTCCAAGCACGTCAATATGAAGAATGTGAACATCACTTTTAGCAATGTTACTTTGGAAGCCTACATTGCAAATGGCACTGTCAGTGTAAATA agACAGAATGTGCTGAAGATATGATCTCCACTACTGTAATGACTACAACACCTAGACAGACCACTAGCCAGCTTCCAACAACTAGCCCAGCACCAACTGCATTGCCACAAAATCCTACTGTTGGTAAATACAATGTGACTGGTGCAAATGGAACCTGTGTGCTTGCCTCCATGGGGTTGCAGCTTAATGTCACCTAtctaaaaaaagatgaaaag ATTGGATTAGATTTGTTGAATTTCATACCACATAATACAACTTCTTCTGGGACATGCAGCAATACTTCTGCCTTCTTGACGTTGACTTTTGAGAAAACAAAGCTTATCTTTCACTTTGCATTG aatgcaagtactgaaaaattctttctgCAAGGTGTGAATGTGAGCATGACACTGCCTTCTGAAGCAAAAG TTCCAAAGTTTGAAGCATATAACAACAGTATGAGTGAGCTGAGAGCTTCAGTAGGGAACTCCTACAAGTGCAGTGCAGAGGAGAATCTCTGGGTCTCAGACAAAGCCCTTGTCAACGTATTTAACGTTCAGATACAGGTTTTCAAGGTTGATGGAGACAAATTTGGGCCAG tggAAGAATGCCAACTAGATGAAAATAACATGCTGATCCCAATAATAGTTGGTGCAGCCCTTGCTGGTCTTGTTCTAATTGTCTTGATTGCGTACTTGATTGGCAGAAAGAGAAGCCATGCTGGATATCAAACAATTTAA